The Mesotoga infera region GTACTTCTTTCTCTTGATACCTATACCATGTTCTCCGCTGATGCAGCCCCCTAACTCTGTCGTTTCGTCAAAGAGCTCTTTCTCGGCCAGCGGGAGATTTTTGTTCCACTCTTCTTGAGGAAGCTCCCCCTTTATGAAAGTCACGTGGACATTTCCGTCGCCGGCATGTCCGAAGGCGATCATTTCTAGCCCGCACTTCTTTGCGATCTCTTCAGACCTCTTTATCAACTTGGGTATGTTTGCCATCGGAACGGAGACGTCTTCCATACTATGCACAGGGCTTATTGCAGCCAGTGCCTCCGCAATCGACTTTCTCGCCTTCCATAGTTTGTCTCTTGTATTTCGGTTGTCTGCCACGAAGGCTTCTAGACCGCCCGCTTCGATAGCGGCTTCTCCTAGTTTTACGTAATCATCGAATATCGAATCCTTGCTGTTGCCTTCGACTTCAATTATCAGGTGAGCGCCGGCATCGGAATAAGGGAATTCGATATTCAGGAAGCTGCAGGCCGCCCTTATGGAAGAACCATCCATAAACTCAAGGGAAGTTGGGACGACACCAGAACCGCTCATCAGCCTGGGTACTGCGGCAATTGCCGTATCGATGTCCGGGTATGGTACGAGCAGCGCCACCGAATACTTCGGCTTTGGCAGCAGCCTCAAGGTTATTTTCGTGGCAATTCCCAGTGTACCTTCAGATCCGACCATGAGGTGGACGAAGTCCAGACCGCTGACGTCCTTAAGTCTCTTTCCTCCGAAGTGCGTCACCTCTCCCGAGGGCAGGACCACCTCAAGGCCGTAAACATGGTATCCCGTCGGTCCATGTTTCATGACTTTGTTTCCACCGGCATTCTCCGCAACGTTGCCTCCGATCGAGGAACTTT contains the following coding sequences:
- a CDS encoding FAD-binding protein, with amino-acid sequence MNYGQLNADLIEELQSLLKISVKYDEESLDRYSKDETAELRAVRPEVVTFPVSTEEVSEIMKFANRHMIPVTPRGAGTGLSGGAVPSYRGIVMSFEKMNRILEFDEANMMITVEPGVITGEIQKLADKHNLVYGGDPCSSESSSIGGNVAENAGGNKVMKHGPTGYHVYGLEVVLPSGEVTHFGGKRLKDVSGLDFVHLMVGSEGTLGIATKITLRLLPKPKYSVALLVPYPDIDTAIAAVPRLMSGSGVVPTSLEFMDGSSIRAACSFLNIEFPYSDAGAHLIIEVEGNSKDSIFDDYVKLGEAAIEAGGLEAFVADNRNTRDKLWKARKSIAEALAAISPVHSMEDVSVPMANIPKLIKRSEEIAKKCGLEMIAFGHAGDGNVHVTFIKGELPQEEWNKNLPLAEKELFDETTELGGCISGEHGIGIKRKKYLASIVDEAQLDLIRGIKKAFDRNNILNPGKIVDL